The sequence GATCCATTCGAAGCCGCCGAAGTTAGAACGATTATATCCTTCATCGAAAATTATATAGATATTCCGGCTCGCAGATTGTATGAATCGATTGTTGAAGGCAAAACGATCTCTCCCGAAACTGTGGAACTAACAAGACTCTCCATCCAAAAAGGAGCAAAAGCACTTTCCAGGGTCGTGAAATTTTCTCCATATATTGCCGGCAAAGAAATTACCGCTGCGGACTGTTCCGCGTTCGCCACCTTTCAGATCATAAACGATCATATCGCAGATTGGATCTCTCCGAATCCACTTTTAGAAATTCCAGGATTACAAGCATATCTGGATATGATGATGCAGAATCCGAATGCAGCAAAAGTAGACAAACCAAAGTCAGTCGTGATGAAAGCTTTAAAAAGACTCCGCAAATAGATTGGATCTAATTTTGTGCGCTGCGTTTCCTATGAGAAAAATTCAGTTCAAACCTAGTTTCAAAAAATCTGGTTGACTGGTTCGGTTCGCAAATTAACCTGCAGGTGTCTTTATGGAAGCAGAGAAAGTCATTTCGGTCCCAATCAAAGAACTTCCTCACTTAAAAGTGATCCTAGCCGGATGGTACAATTTTTTAAAGGATAGTTACGATCAGAAAACGATAGATGCAAATGCCTTTAAAGACTCTTTAAAGACGAACGTAGTCTATAATATCGATTCCGACCAGGTAGAACTGTTGCTTTCCGGCACGGAACAATTGCTCCAAAGCTTCCGCAAAAAACTTTCTTAAAGTTTCTTTAAGCTACTAAATCATAGAGTTTTAATAGAGCGTCCGGCTCCGGATCTCGTCCTAGAAAACGTTTGAATAACACCATTGCGTTTTCGG is a genomic window of Leptospira neocaledonica containing:
- a CDS encoding glutathione S-transferase family protein, with product MIKLYGYPISNYTNKVKLALLEKGLEFEEIRTPFSQDEEFLQKSPMGKIPYLEVDGKYLVESQAIIEFLDDAYPNSKRLIPADPFEAAEVRTIISFIENYIDIPARRLYESIVEGKTISPETVELTRLSIQKGAKALSRVVKFSPYIAGKEITAADCSAFATFQIINDHIADWISPNPLLEIPGLQAYLDMMMQNPNAAKVDKPKSVVMKALKRLRK